The Aureispira anguillae genome contains a region encoding:
- a CDS encoding GlsB/YeaQ/YmgE family stress response membrane protein, whose translation MYALIIGGIAGWLASNFMKGKGMGIIMNVILGIIGAFVGVFVFGLLGITIDGILGDIARPTCGAIIVLFIARVLAK comes from the coding sequence ATGTACGCATTAATAATAGGTGGGATTGCTGGTTGGTTGGCTAGTAATTTTATGAAAGGAAAAGGAATGGGGATTATTATGAACGTTATTCTTGGAATAATAGGAGCTTTTGTAGGAGTCTTTGTCTTTGGTTTATTAGGTATTACTATTGATGGAATTTTGGGCGATATTGCTCGACCAACTTGTGGCGCTATTATCGTTTTGTTTATCGCACGTGTTTTAGCAAAATAA
- a CDS encoding GNAT family N-acetyltransferase, whose product MIKTLNSTAFNKFPILKSKRLTMRSIEMCDAQEIFDMQTDDLVLRYIAKQKPESLEEVENLIQNISDAYQKQEMLCWAAVIRDGERIIGTCGFNRIEKDNLRAEIGGALSPRYWGVGVAYEAVKQIIDYGLNELGLHTIVAKVDANNRSAIFLLEQLGFVLEGHFKDRMYFEGRFYDMKIYTKFNRK is encoded by the coding sequence ATGATTAAAACATTAAATTCAACCGCTTTTAATAAATTCCCTATCCTAAAAAGCAAGCGTTTAACCATGCGTTCGATTGAGATGTGTGATGCACAGGAAATTTTTGACATGCAAACGGATGATTTAGTATTGAGGTATATTGCAAAACAAAAACCAGAATCACTAGAAGAGGTTGAAAATTTGATTCAAAATATTTCAGATGCCTATCAAAAACAAGAGATGCTTTGTTGGGCGGCAGTGATTAGAGATGGAGAAAGAATTATTGGAACTTGTGGTTTTAATAGAATAGAAAAGGATAATTTAAGAGCTGAAATAGGTGGGGCTTTGAGTCCTAGATATTGGGGTGTTGGGGTTGCTTATGAAGCCGTAAAACAAATCATTGACTATGGGCTTAATGAGCTAGGTTTGCATACGATTGTCGCAAAGGTTGATGCCAATAACCGTAGTGCTATCTTTTTATTAGAACAATTGGGCTTTGTATTGGAAGGACATTTTAAAGATAGAATGTATTTTGAGGGGCGGTTCTATGATATGAAAATATATACCAAGTTCAACAGAAAATGA
- the trmD gene encoding tRNA (guanosine(37)-N1)-methyltransferase TrmD — protein sequence MRIDIISAVPSLMESPFSHSIMQRAQDKGLLEIVLHDLRDYGLGKHKQIDDYQFGGGAGMVMMIEPIATIIEQLKAERNYDEIIYMTPDGKRLEQKQCNYLSLKQNLIILCGHYKGVDQRVRDLYITQEISIGDFVLSGGELAAAVLVDSIGRLLPGVLNDESSALFDSFQDDLLAPPVYTRPADYQGHKIPAILLSGHKKKIDDWRDEQAYLRTQKLRPDLLDES from the coding sequence ATGCGAATAGATATAATTTCTGCCGTTCCAAGTTTAATGGAAAGCCCTTTTTCTCACTCCATCATGCAACGTGCCCAAGACAAGGGTTTGTTAGAAATTGTGTTGCACGATTTGCGAGATTATGGACTGGGCAAACACAAACAAATCGATGATTATCAATTTGGAGGAGGTGCAGGAATGGTAATGATGATAGAACCCATCGCCACAATCATTGAGCAATTAAAAGCTGAACGAAACTACGATGAAATCATTTATATGACTCCCGATGGAAAACGATTGGAACAAAAACAGTGCAATTACCTTTCTCTCAAACAGAACTTAATTATTCTTTGCGGGCATTACAAGGGAGTGGATCAGCGTGTAAGAGATCTATATATTACGCAAGAAATTTCAATTGGTGATTTTGTTTTATCTGGCGGAGAATTAGCCGCAGCCGTTTTGGTAGATTCCATTGGTCGGCTTTTGCCTGGTGTACTCAATGATGAATCTTCAGCCTTGTTTGATTCTTTTCAGGACGACCTATTGGCTCCTCCTGTTTATACTCGCCCTGCGGATTATCAGGGGCATAAAATTCCAGCAATTTTATTATCAGGACATAAAAAGAAGATAGATGATTGGCGGGACGAGCAGGCTTACCTAAGAACCCAAAAACTTCGCCCAGATTTATTAGATGAATCCTAA
- a CDS encoding SAM hydrolase/SAM-dependent halogenase family protein, with product MNIVTLTTDFGWRDYCVGVIKGNILSHGIPVIFADITHDIENYNIVQASYILKNSYKSFPKGTIHLISVNNFYKKRPRFLAIEQDGHYFIGPDNGIFSLMFTNKLEHIYELNYETNNAAFSIKDIFTKAIGHILKGNPIHQIGKPIKKVLERLSLQPITGKDQIRGTVIHIDNYKNVIINIDRQLFDRIGQTRDFELYFKRYDPITCISQNYADVPIGEVLCLFNSAGLLEIAVNMDKAATLFGLEVDEAIQIDFIIPPID from the coding sequence ATGAATATTGTAACCCTAACAACGGATTTTGGCTGGCGAGACTACTGTGTAGGTGTTATAAAAGGTAACATCTTGTCACATGGAATACCTGTTATTTTTGCTGACATCACGCACGATATTGAAAACTATAATATCGTTCAAGCATCTTATATCCTCAAAAACAGCTACAAGAGTTTTCCCAAAGGAACCATCCACCTTATTTCGGTCAATAATTTTTATAAAAAGCGCCCTCGTTTTTTGGCAATAGAGCAAGATGGGCACTATTTTATAGGTCCAGATAATGGAATTTTTTCCTTGATGTTTACCAATAAATTGGAACATATCTATGAACTAAATTACGAGACCAATAATGCTGCTTTTAGCATTAAAGATATTTTTACTAAAGCCATTGGGCATATTTTGAAAGGCAATCCCATTCACCAAATCGGTAAGCCAATCAAAAAGGTATTAGAACGTTTATCCTTACAGCCCATTACAGGCAAGGATCAAATTAGAGGTACGGTTATCCACATTGATAATTATAAAAATGTAATCATCAATATTGATCGTCAACTATTTGATAGAATCGGTCAAACACGAGATTTTGAATTGTACTTCAAACGCTATGATCCAATCACTTGTATCAGTCAAAACTACGCTGATGTGCCTATTGGAGAAGTACTTTGTTTGTTTAATTCTGCGGGCTTGTTGGAGATTGCTGTAAATATGGATAAAGCAGCGACCCTTTTTGGTTTGGAAGTAGATGAAGCAATACAAATTGATTTCATTATTCCCCCAATTGATTAA
- the rpoN gene encoding RNA polymerase factor sigma-54, which translates to MLKQNLSQKQIQKLSPQQIQLMKLLQVPTVMLEQRIQEELEANPALEDSQDDLNKEEEEIQTDDFIEDDAYGADKNEKDDDINEEAERQEDNSLEDYLEDYMNDDEPSYKYEINNHSLDDEEKTIPVAIESSFHEHMERQLGLLSLEEEEEKIAQQIIGSIDEDGYLRREPIAITDDLAFAHNLIVSEEEVLTVLKKVQTFEPAGIGAQDLQECLMLQLERKILSQDVTENYSQEDIKYLQLAHTIIEKYFEEFSKKHYNKLLRQLSLFRDDLRLATEEILKLNPKPGAVYAPSSSLKKQYIVPDFIIETKNGELELSLNNRNAPELRVNNQYKEMLSAYSADKKNKKQREAAMFVKQKIDAARWFIDAIKQRQNTMMKTMYTIMQYQYDFFLTGDEKRLRPMILKDIAEITGLDISTVSRVANSKYVQTEFGTKRLKDFFSESLQTTSGEEVSTREVKKILTEIIFTENKRKPFSDEKLKNMLQAKGYNIARRTVAKYREQLGIPVARLRKEI; encoded by the coding sequence ATGTTAAAACAAAATCTTTCGCAAAAGCAGATACAAAAGTTATCTCCTCAACAAATACAGTTGATGAAATTGCTTCAAGTACCTACTGTAATGTTAGAGCAACGCATACAAGAAGAGCTTGAAGCCAATCCAGCCTTAGAAGATTCACAGGATGACTTAAATAAAGAAGAAGAAGAAATTCAAACGGACGATTTCATTGAAGATGATGCCTATGGCGCAGATAAAAATGAAAAGGACGATGACATCAATGAGGAAGCAGAACGCCAAGAGGACAATTCATTGGAGGATTATCTTGAAGATTATATGAATGATGATGAACCATCTTACAAATATGAAATCAATAATCACTCCTTAGATGATGAGGAAAAAACCATTCCTGTTGCCATCGAAAGTTCTTTTCATGAGCACATGGAACGTCAATTGGGTTTATTGTCTTTAGAGGAAGAAGAAGAAAAAATTGCCCAGCAAATTATTGGCAGTATTGATGAAGATGGGTACTTGCGCAGAGAACCTATTGCGATCACAGATGATTTGGCCTTTGCACACAACCTAATTGTTTCTGAAGAAGAGGTATTGACGGTTCTAAAAAAGGTGCAAACATTTGAACCTGCTGGTATTGGAGCACAAGACCTACAGGAATGCTTAATGCTACAATTAGAGCGCAAAATTCTGTCTCAAGATGTCACAGAAAACTATAGCCAAGAAGACATCAAATATCTCCAATTGGCACACACTATTATAGAAAAGTACTTTGAGGAATTTTCAAAAAAACACTACAATAAATTATTGCGCCAACTCTCCTTATTTAGGGATGATTTGCGATTGGCAACAGAAGAAATTTTAAAGTTAAATCCCAAACCTGGAGCGGTTTATGCTCCTTCTTCTAGCCTCAAAAAGCAGTATATTGTTCCCGATTTTATTATTGAAACTAAAAATGGAGAATTAGAGCTTTCTCTAAACAATAGAAATGCCCCTGAGCTACGAGTCAACAATCAGTACAAAGAAATGCTGAGTGCTTATAGCGCAGATAAAAAGAATAAAAAACAACGAGAAGCAGCTATGTTTGTCAAGCAAAAAATTGATGCTGCCCGTTGGTTTATTGACGCTATCAAACAGCGTCAAAACACCATGATGAAAACTATGTATACCATCATGCAGTATCAATATGATTTCTTTTTGACAGGCGACGAAAAACGGCTGCGCCCAATGATTCTAAAAGATATTGCAGAAATAACAGGTTTGGATATTTCAACGGTTTCTCGGGTTGCCAACAGCAAATATGTACAAACTGAATTTGGTACCAAACGCCTTAAGGACTTTTTCTCTGAATCTTTGCAGACTACCTCTGGTGAGGAAGTTTCTACTCGTGAGGTCAAAAAAATACTAACCGAAATTATTTTTACGGAGAATAAACGTAAACCATTTTCGGACGAAAAACTAAAAAATATGCTACAAGCAAAAGGCTATAATATTGCTCGACGTACAGTAGCCAAATATAGAGAACAACTAGGTATCCCTGTTGCTCGATTGCGCAAAGAAATCTAG
- a CDS encoding helix-turn-helix domain-containing protein codes for MLISKFPNIHWLKRQIHHQFQAPKGSKDVNLPFLGWPTVLLNTSATQAVREDIEGPFSIFMNQKGSSTVGTQQRQVTIKNNAYVVTNNKEVYDLIINNSCPTEVFNIHFGTQFLKDASYCLLHNQTNLLDNPFPSTPSILPQFGLKATWRSATFNQLTKQLMLLHKRPDSSAEAKEMALLAVFEYVLLTEQKEIAHLQQLSSLKNSTKKELVKRLHLAVDYIYAYYAQPIKLEELAQISCLSKYHFLRSFKQAFGIAPYQFIKRIRMQQAIHLLENSSISIQEIAFTIGIENASSLSRMLFQQTGKYPSSYRK; via the coding sequence ATGCTAATCTCTAAATTTCCCAATATTCATTGGTTAAAACGGCAAATTCACCATCAATTTCAAGCTCCTAAGGGCTCTAAGGATGTGAATTTGCCGTTTTTAGGTTGGCCAACCGTCTTATTAAATACGAGTGCTACTCAAGCCGTTCGTGAAGATATTGAAGGCCCCTTTTCTATTTTTATGAATCAAAAAGGCAGCTCTACAGTTGGTACTCAACAAAGACAAGTCACCATAAAAAATAATGCCTATGTTGTGACCAACAACAAAGAAGTCTACGACTTAATCATCAATAATTCCTGCCCTACAGAAGTTTTTAACATTCATTTTGGCACTCAATTTTTAAAAGATGCCTCCTACTGCTTGCTACACAATCAGACCAATTTATTAGATAATCCATTTCCATCCACCCCATCCATTCTTCCTCAATTTGGATTAAAAGCAACTTGGCGCTCCGCCACCTTTAATCAGTTGACAAAACAACTCATGTTGCTTCACAAACGTCCCGATAGCTCAGCAGAGGCAAAAGAAATGGCACTATTGGCTGTTTTTGAATACGTTTTATTAACAGAACAAAAAGAAATTGCTCATCTTCAACAACTTTCTTCGCTCAAAAACAGCACAAAAAAAGAACTTGTCAAACGTTTACACCTTGCAGTAGATTATATCTATGCTTACTACGCCCAACCCATAAAATTAGAAGAACTTGCACAGATTAGCTGCCTATCCAAATATCATTTTTTGCGTTCTTTCAAACAGGCATTTGGAATTGCTCCCTATCAATTTATAAAAAGGATTCGTATGCAACAAGCCATTCATTTATTGGAAAACTCGTCTATTTCCATCCAAGAAATTGCGTTTACCATTGGCATTGAAAATGCGAGTTCATTAAGCAGAATGCTCTTCCAACAAACGGGCAAATACCCCAGCTCCTATCGCAAATAA
- a CDS encoding carboxypeptidase-like regulatory domain-containing protein encodes MKLLLINKLLITQTNKMENLKNLFAFLMLAITISFTACTTETSTVNISGTVTDGTNGLDGVTVTASTGETATTNSTGGYEITAAKDGSLTFSLKGYTSKTVNVDGQTTIDVTLSVDPWITSFDGNGNTTVDPQFPANSLIPSAALTATSSTDAWYTTANYKGAVESVIGTPWYANSNWSFFSRIIGGTNTSAALNTTGKATKDITDAWMQAQGTTIQWSADTIYVLDGFVFVGSGQTLNIPAGTIVQGKAGTGSNASALIVTKDAKIEATGTAADPIVFTFEGDNGNTPATERGKWGGLIILGNAGLNSSPGQTQIEGIPTSETRGLYGGSDNSDNSGTLRYVSIRHGGTNIGNDNEINGLTLGGVGSGTTIEYVEIVANKDDGIEWFGGTVNAKYLISAYCADDALDYDEGYRGKNQFVIIYQDATAADRGGEHDGGTNPETATPYATPKFWNVTSVGSSTSKAITFRDNAGGEYHNSIFMNYGKGIDIEDLEGQDQDSYKQFQDGNLKIANSIFFNIGAGTTGLDLFTVSN; translated from the coding sequence ATGAAACTACTATTAATCAACAAGTTATTAATTACTCAAACAAACAAAATGGAAAATCTTAAAAATCTATTTGCGTTTTTAATGTTGGCTATTACAATTAGCTTTACAGCTTGTACCACAGAAACTTCTACCGTTAATATTTCTGGTACGGTAACAGATGGTACAAATGGATTGGATGGCGTTACGGTTACTGCTTCTACTGGAGAAACGGCAACAACTAATTCTACTGGTGGTTATGAGATTACAGCTGCAAAAGATGGAAGTCTAACTTTTTCACTAAAAGGATATACTTCTAAAACAGTGAATGTAGATGGGCAAACAACAATTGATGTAACTCTATCTGTAGATCCTTGGATAACTTCATTTGATGGAAATGGAAATACAACTGTAGATCCTCAATTCCCAGCTAACTCATTGATTCCAAGCGCTGCTCTTACAGCTACTTCTTCTACTGACGCTTGGTATACAACTGCTAATTACAAAGGTGCTGTAGAATCTGTTATAGGAACTCCATGGTACGCTAACAGCAACTGGTCTTTCTTCAGCCGTATCATTGGCGGAACTAATACTTCTGCTGCATTGAATACTACAGGAAAAGCAACCAAAGATATTACTGATGCTTGGATGCAAGCACAAGGTACAACCATCCAATGGAGTGCTGATACCATTTATGTACTTGATGGTTTTGTATTTGTTGGTTCTGGACAAACACTAAATATTCCTGCTGGTACAATCGTACAAGGAAAAGCGGGTACAGGTTCTAATGCTTCTGCTCTTATTGTTACTAAAGATGCTAAAATTGAAGCTACTGGTACTGCTGCCGATCCTATTGTTTTCACTTTTGAAGGTGACAATGGTAATACTCCTGCTACTGAGCGTGGAAAATGGGGTGGTTTGATCATCTTGGGTAATGCTGGATTGAACTCTAGCCCAGGTCAAACTCAAATTGAAGGTATCCCAACTTCTGAAACTCGTGGTTTGTACGGTGGTTCTGACAACAGTGACAACTCTGGTACGCTACGTTACGTTTCTATCCGTCACGGTGGTACTAACATTGGAAATGACAATGAGATCAATGGTTTGACTTTAGGTGGTGTTGGTTCTGGTACTACTATCGAATATGTTGAGATCGTAGCAAATAAAGACGATGGAATTGAGTGGTTCGGTGGAACTGTAAACGCTAAGTATTTGATCTCTGCTTACTGTGCTGATGATGCATTGGATTACGACGAAGGATATAGAGGTAAAAACCAATTTGTAATCATTTATCAAGATGCTACAGCAGCAGACCGTGGTGGTGAGCACGATGGAGGAACTAATCCTGAAACAGCTACTCCTTATGCTACTCCTAAATTCTGGAACGTAACTTCTGTAGGTAGTTCTACTAGTAAAGCAATCACTTTCCGTGACAATGCAGGTGGAGAATACCACAACTCTATTTTCATGAACTATGGAAAAGGTATTGACATTGAAGATTTGGAAGGTCAAGATCAAGATTCTTACAAGCAATTTCAAGATGGCAACCTAAAAATTGCAAATTCTATCTTCTTTAACATTGGAGCTGGAACAACTGGTCTTGATTTGTTTACAGTTTCTAACTAA
- a CDS encoding TonB-dependent receptor, translating to MKTIASIATLFFLLPLFSIAQTGSISGTVIDGESKEPIMFGNVVIESTGQGVSTDMDGKYIIADLKAGTYSIKFSYLGLKDKLIENIEVKAGESTVVDVKMGEDPVVLELNATVSAERITNTETAVLSMKKESTAVLDGVSAKEISKSGDNDAAAAVKRISGVTVEGGKYVYVRGLGDRYGKTTLNGADIPGLDPNKNTVQMDLFPTNLLDNILVYKTFTPNLPGDFTGGYIDVVTKNFPSSFTINAGASMSYNTQTTFNKNFLTQQRGSTDWLGFDDGTRALPATITQSGEIPNLQNNNAANFDFDGAQRLVDMTHSFSNTWQQIRQSVPFNHSFSFGIGNKFKFENQTELGVIGALSYNRNYSFYENGTYGIYQLTGMYDNINTLTSNLALKDTKGVDDVLWGGMVNIAYKIKASHTFNFMVMHNQSATTTSRYLEGTKDDDKDELFQTQSSRFLQRGLTTFQLGGKHTFLKFKNFEVNWKSSFARSTQKDPDLRYFTNRYDEEYDLYRIKPSSDRTPSRFYRNMAQGNWSNKIDFVLPLIHWSDAVKDKIKLKAGFAHAAKNRTFQENRYSFENQQINFNGDLTTYFAPNNLISISETGSKYANNGNGVYIENALDSANIYDASQSLYAGYGMIELPIVSGLNLITGARIEYTSVRLKTYSHKVLTAYPELDGIQNILSNLDVLPAVSLNYEPTKKMKIRAAYSRTLARPSFRELAPFTSFDVEGGYAFVGNPSLQRTITDNADLRWEFYPTNKELISVSAFYKNFTNPIERTFNPKALNPEITYRNVDNAYLAGVELEVRKNLGFISPVLENLQIGANFSYIYSQTTIDAEELKAIRAEHPNAPSTREMYGQSPYSVNGLLSYKNDSLGLTANVVFNVSGPKISFISIGGTPNTYVQPRPSLNINISKKLVKGLSIKVSASNILMSPYRESIEFKGKTYDVSYYEPGMNFSLGIKYNFEKQ from the coding sequence ATGAAAACAATCGCAAGTATTGCCACTCTATTTTTTTTATTACCTCTTTTTTCTATTGCACAAACAGGTTCTATCTCTGGAACCGTTATTGATGGTGAATCTAAAGAACCAATCATGTTTGGCAATGTGGTCATTGAAAGCACAGGACAAGGTGTTAGTACCGACATGGATGGTAAGTATATTATTGCCGATTTGAAGGCAGGTACTTACAGCATCAAATTTAGTTATCTTGGTCTCAAAGATAAATTGATCGAAAATATTGAAGTCAAAGCTGGCGAAAGCACAGTTGTTGATGTAAAAATGGGAGAAGATCCTGTTGTTTTAGAATTAAACGCTACGGTTTCTGCGGAGCGTATTACCAATACAGAAACGGCTGTTCTTTCTATGAAAAAAGAATCTACGGCTGTATTGGATGGTGTTTCTGCTAAAGAAATTTCTAAAAGTGGCGACAACGATGCCGCTGCGGCCGTAAAACGTATTTCTGGTGTTACGGTAGAAGGTGGCAAATATGTTTATGTTCGTGGATTAGGTGATCGCTACGGAAAAACCACCCTTAATGGAGCAGACATTCCTGGTCTGGATCCCAATAAAAATACCGTCCAAATGGACTTATTCCCAACTAACTTGTTAGACAACATCTTAGTTTACAAAACATTTACTCCTAACCTACCTGGTGATTTCACAGGAGGATATATTGATGTTGTAACCAAAAACTTTCCAAGCAGTTTTACAATTAATGCTGGAGCTTCTATGTCTTACAACACACAAACTACTTTTAATAAAAACTTCTTGACTCAACAACGTGGAAGTACTGATTGGTTGGGTTTTGATGATGGAACACGTGCATTGCCTGCTACAATTACTCAATCGGGCGAAATTCCAAATTTACAAAATAATAACGCTGCTAATTTTGATTTTGATGGTGCGCAACGCTTAGTTGACATGACGCATTCATTTAGCAATACTTGGCAACAAATCCGTCAATCTGTTCCTTTTAACCACAGCTTTTCATTTGGTATTGGAAATAAATTTAAATTTGAAAACCAAACAGAATTGGGGGTTATTGGTGCGCTTTCTTACAATCGTAATTATAGCTTTTACGAAAATGGAACTTATGGTATTTACCAACTAACAGGGATGTATGACAACATCAATACCTTAACTTCTAATCTAGCTCTAAAAGATACCAAAGGTGTGGATGATGTATTGTGGGGAGGAATGGTTAATATTGCATACAAAATTAAGGCTTCTCATACCTTCAATTTTATGGTAATGCACAACCAAAGTGCTACGACTACTTCAAGATATTTGGAAGGAACAAAAGATGACGATAAAGACGAATTGTTCCAAACTCAATCTTCTCGCTTCTTGCAAAGAGGTTTAACGACCTTTCAATTGGGTGGAAAACACACTTTCCTAAAATTCAAAAACTTTGAAGTTAACTGGAAAAGTTCTTTTGCTCGTTCTACTCAAAAAGATCCTGACTTGCGTTACTTTACCAATCGATATGACGAAGAATATGACCTTTATAGAATCAAACCTTCTAGTGATCGTACCCCTTCTCGTTTTTATAGAAATATGGCTCAAGGTAACTGGTCAAATAAAATCGACTTTGTATTGCCATTAATCCATTGGTCAGATGCTGTTAAAGATAAAATTAAACTTAAAGCAGGTTTTGCACATGCTGCAAAAAACAGAACATTCCAAGAAAATAGATACAGCTTTGAAAACCAACAAATCAATTTTAATGGTGATTTAACAACTTATTTTGCTCCTAACAACTTAATTTCTATCAGTGAAACAGGAAGTAAATATGCTAATAATGGCAATGGTGTTTATATTGAAAATGCGCTGGATTCTGCCAACATTTACGATGCAAGCCAAAGTCTTTATGCTGGATATGGAATGATTGAGTTGCCAATTGTTAGTGGCTTAAACTTAATCACAGGTGCAAGAATTGAGTATACTTCTGTTCGACTAAAAACATACAGTCATAAAGTATTAACTGCTTATCCTGAATTGGATGGTATCCAAAATATTTTGAGCAACCTAGATGTATTGCCTGCTGTTAGTTTAAACTATGAACCTACCAAAAAAATGAAGATCCGTGCTGCTTATTCTCGTACCTTGGCTCGTCCATCCTTTAGAGAGTTGGCTCCATTTACTTCTTTTGACGTAGAAGGTGGTTATGCCTTTGTAGGAAATCCGAGTTTACAACGTACCATTACGGACAATGCTGATTTGCGTTGGGAATTTTATCCAACGAATAAAGAGTTAATTTCGGTTAGTGCTTTTTACAAAAACTTTACCAATCCTATTGAGCGTACCTTTAACCCTAAAGCACTTAATCCTGAGATTACTTATAGAAATGTTGACAATGCTTACTTAGCTGGAGTAGAGTTAGAGGTTCGTAAAAACCTTGGTTTTATTAGCCCTGTACTAGAAAACTTGCAAATTGGAGCAAACTTCTCTTATATTTATTCTCAAACAACGATTGATGCTGAAGAGTTAAAAGCAATTCGTGCAGAACATCCAAACGCTCCTAGTACTCGTGAAATGTATGGACAATCACCTTATTCTGTAAACGGTCTATTGTCTTACAAAAATGATTCTTTAGGACTTACTGCCAATGTTGTATTTAATGTATCAGGTCCAAAAATTTCATTTATCTCTATTGGTGGTACACCAAATACTTATGTACAACCACGCCCTTCTTTAAACATCAACATCAGCAAAAAACTAGTAAAAGGTCTTTCTATCAAAGTTTCTGCTAGCAATATCTTGATGAGCCCATACCGTGAAAGTATTGAGTTCAAAGGCAAAACCTACGATGTTTCTTATTATGAGCCTGGTATGAATTTCTCTTTGGGAATTAAGTACAACTTTGAAAAACAATAG